Genomic DNA from Candidatus Koribacter versatilis Ellin345:
GCGCACATCAAAGACTACGAGATGGCGATGCTGGCGCAATTCTCCGGATGTTTGCCACGGACCGTGGCCGGTGAAAAAGGCATTCCAACCTGGAAGCAGATCCAGCGAAAGATCCAGCCACCGACGTATTACATCGCGCAGACTGGGTTGATCGCGCTGGAAAACACGCACAACATGGCGGGCGGCACCGTGATCCCCATCGAAACAATCAATGACATCTGCGACGGAGCTCACAGCGTCAAGCTGCCGGTCCACATGGACGGCGCACGCGTGTTTAATGCGTCCGCGGCGCTGGGCAAGCCCGTTTCAGAAATTACGAAGAACGTGGACTCGGTGATGTTCTGCCTGTCGAAGGGACTCGGCGCGCCAGTTGGTTCCCTGCTGGTAGGCTCGAAGGAATTCATCCGAATGGCGCGCATCTACCGCAAGTCACTCGGAGGAGGTATGCGGCAGGCCGGCATCCTGGCTGCTGCGGGATTGATCGCGCTGGAGCAAGGACCGAAGCGCCTGCACGATGACCACGGGAACGCCAAGCACGTGGCGGAGCGGCTCGCAGACATTCGCGGAATCAACATTGACGCTGCCACTGTCCAGACCAACATCGTGATCTTCGACGTGAGCGGCACCGGCATGGATACAGCGGATTTCGCGCGCAAGCTTGCCGAGAAGAACGTGCTCGCCAGCGGGATCAGCCCGGAGTTGATGCGCATTGTTACGCATCTCGACGTAGACCGCGCGGCATGTGACCATGCCGTCAACATGATTGAAGAAATCTGCGCCTAGGACGACCCTCAAAATGCGCCTGGAATACTCGACCGTTTGTAACTGCAAGCCCGAGCACATCTGGCAGACCTTTCAACGCGTGGAAGAGTGGCCGCGCTGGAGCGGCGTAATCGCCAACACGCAATGGATCGAGGGCGCGCCGTGGCAACCGGGCAGCCAATTTCAGATGCAGATCTTGCAGCCAATCCCCGTCATGTTTCGGCCCGAAGTTTTGGAATGCTCGCCACCGGGCTATGTGCATTGGATCGGCAAAACGACGGCACTCAATGCCGAACAGTGGTTCTCGTTCGAGGCCCAACCCGACGGCACCACCGTGATGAAGACATGGCAGGATTTCAGCGGCCCCGCCAGCTTCATGTTCGGCGAGAGCGTGAAGACGGCGATCACCAACATCTACGTGGACCTGTTCCGATCGCTCAAGGAAGAAGCCGAAAAACTCGCACGCACAGCTATATCGGATTCCGAGTAACTATAAGCCAGACTTTCCGCATCTCAAGTTTTATGTTATAAAATTCCAACCTTCCTGTACGACTCCCAGCGGAGCGACGCGAACAAAATTGGATTGAGGTTGAGGTGTCCTCACCGGACCGAGGCCGAGCATGAATTTTGAATTCACGGACGAGCAACAGCAGTTGCAAAAGATGGTGCGCGAGTTTGCCGAGCGCGAAATCGCCCCCAATGTCATGAAATGGGATGAGGCTTGCGAGTTTCCTCTTGCGACGGTCAAGGAACTCGGCAAGCTCGGCTTGCTGGGGATCATCTTCCCCGTTGAATACGGCGGCGCAGGAATGGGGTACGTCGAATACGCCACCGCGATCGAAGAGCTCTCCCGCGTAGACGGCTCCGTGGGAATCATCGTTGCGGCCCACACTTCCCTCTGCAGCAATCACATCTTCCTCGCTGGGAACGAAGAACAGAAGCGCAAATACATCCCGAAGCTCGCAACTGGCGAGTTCATTGGTGCATGGGGACTGACGGAGCCTGGCTCCGGTTCTGACGCTGGTGGCGCGCGCACCACCGCCGTTCGCAAGGGCGACAAATGGGTCCTCAACGGGACAAAGACTTTCATCACCAACGGCCACTATGCGGATGTAGTCGTAGTAATTGCTGTGACCGACAAGGCCGCCCACACCCACGGCCTGAGCGCCTTCCTGGTGGATGCCGGCACCAAGGGCTTCAAACTCGGCAAGAAAGAAAACAAACTTGGCCTGCGCGCCAGCGACAC
This window encodes:
- a CDS encoding threonine aldolase family protein, whose translation is MSSTDTKTHSPEAVKRASVVDLRSDTVTKPSPEMRRAMMEAEVGDDVYGEDPTINRLEHRAAEIFGREAAILVPTGTMGNQIAIKIHTRPGQEIICEERAHIKDYEMAMLAQFSGCLPRTVAGEKGIPTWKQIQRKIQPPTYYIAQTGLIALENTHNMAGGTVIPIETINDICDGAHSVKLPVHMDGARVFNASAALGKPVSEITKNVDSVMFCLSKGLGAPVGSLLVGSKEFIRMARIYRKSLGGGMRQAGILAAAGLIALEQGPKRLHDDHGNAKHVAERLADIRGINIDAATVQTNIVIFDVSGTGMDTADFARKLAEKNVLASGISPELMRIVTHLDVDRAACDHAVNMIEEICA
- a CDS encoding SRPBCC family protein, encoding MRLEYSTVCNCKPEHIWQTFQRVEEWPRWSGVIANTQWIEGAPWQPGSQFQMQILQPIPVMFRPEVLECSPPGYVHWIGKTTALNAEQWFSFEAQPDGTTVMKTWQDFSGPASFMFGESVKTAITNIYVDLFRSLKEEAEKLARTAISDSE
- a CDS encoding acyl-CoA dehydrogenase, whose product is MNFEFTDEQQQLQKMVREFAEREIAPNVMKWDEACEFPLATVKELGKLGLLGIIFPVEYGGAGMGYVEYATAIEELSRVDGSVGIIVAAHTSLCSNHIFLAGNEEQKRKYIPKLATGEFIGAWGLTEPGSGSDAGGARTTAVRKGDKWVLNGTKTFITNGHYADVVVVIAVTDKAAHTHGLSAFLVDAGTKGFKLGKKENKLGLRASDTAELIFEDCEIPLANLLGKEGDGFIDSMRILDGGRISIAALGLGMAQGAYEAARDYSKERKQFGKAISENQAIQWKLADMATEIDAARLLTWRAAWMKDSGMKTTLESSMAKLYTSEVAVRVANEGVQIHGGYGFIKDYPAEKFYRDVKLCTIGEGTSEIQRLVISRQILKS